DNA sequence from the Cohnella herbarum genome:
TTCAGTTCGGTCTCCCTCAGCACTTTGGCAATCTCCTCCGCGGAATGGCCGTGAAGGCCTGCCGTTTCTACCCCGGCCCATCCCATGCGGCCAAGCGTTCTCAGCGTGGCAGGAAAATCCCTCTCGCATTCCTTGCGAAGCGTATAAAGTTGAATCGCGAATTTACGTTTCAATTCGATCCCTCCTCGGTTTACCAAGTCACTTCCATTTCGCCGCTAATATTCGTAATAACCAACTTGTCCCCGAATACGCAATCCTTCAGATCCAGGTAGGCATGATCCGCTCTCACCTCGACATTTCCCGCGATCAGGCTTGCTAACGGCGGATAGATCGTAACTGTAGCCTCTCGCAGGCCGGTGACGTGGATAAAGCGTATCGAGCTTTTCCTAGGCGTAGGAACCGGCATGTATTCTCTGCAGAAGACGGTCGTCGTCTCCCGTTGATCGACGAAGATGCGGCACTCTTCATGGTACGTCCGGTCCAAGGAATAGGCGGCTGCGCCTTGTCCGGCTCTGATCGTCTGACCGGTGATTATCGGAACCCCGTCGGGGAAACGCATGCTCAGGGCAACCGAGGTGTCTTGCCGGCAACCCGTGAAATAAAATCCGTTGTCGTGGCGAGAGACGAAGAGAAGAGCCGGCTTATTCGTTTCTTCATGCTTGATCTGATTCAGCTCATATCCGAATTCGGCGAGCAATAGCCGAACTAGAATCGAGATATCCGAGTAGCCATCCGGTTGCCGTACGGGCAGCTGCGTCACTTCCCCGCCTTCGAATGGCAATGCCCCCCGCACCCAGCCGACTTTGCCGCCGTTCCACTCCGGCAACTCCCTTGTCAATGCGAGGATTCGAACTTGATCATCCTGGGTGGCTGTCGCGCATACCTTCGTGTGCCGATCGTCCGCATCGTCTAGAATTTCGTTTAACGTGCCCCCGCCGATCAACGGATCGTGCTTGAATATCCTGGAGGCCGCGACATCGCCGAGTATCATGTCCGGCCGTAGCGTGGAAGCAAGCTCCAGTTCCCCTTCAAGACCACGAACCTGCCGGATGTTGAGCAAATCTTGCCACTGCGGATCGACAACCGCCCCGTAGATAATCGCCTTGCCGCCTTCCTGAACGAAGGAGGACAGAAGACGGGCATTCTCTCCGATAAGACCGGAAGCCGGAGCGAATACGATCGTCTCCCGCAGCTTGCTCCGCCCTTCGCCCGTCAATACCGCGAACTCGTCCGTGCTCAGTACGGTATTGAGAGGCAAGCCTTGATTGATCGCATTGCGCACGAACCACTCTTCGAAGAAAATCGTCTTCGCTTCGTTCTCCGACGCCGCGACAGCCTCATGATATTCCTTGAACGGATACAACCAGGTCAGAATGCCCGCTTGATCGGGGAAGTCTTGAATGGCTCGGCTTAGATGGGGGATAATTTCCGCCGGACAATCCGCATTCAGCTCGCCCTTCTCCGTGTCGATCGTCAGCAGTTCGATGATACCGGGATTCTCAAGCTCAGCATCGCCGTTCATCCGGGCGACGGTCAGCGGACAATAAATGTCGTGCGGCTCTCGATCGTAGAGATCCCGCCAAGGATTCTGCCAGAACCATGGGTCGTTCGGATAGAAGCGGTACGGATACGTGTCTCCGGGCAGCACCGCGATCCTGGACATGTGCGAGGCCATCTCCAGCCCGAAGTCGAAGTTGAGGGCCCCCCACGGCGAATTCGGCGGCGGGTACTCGATGTATTTTCTCTTGTACAGCTCCGCAAGCGGAACGAAATCTTTGGCGAGATCCATTCCCGTTCCGAAGTTGGTGCCGCGTACCTCGGTACGATATCCGGGGCATTCCCGTTTGAAGTGCTCCCAGAACGACAACGTCCGGCCGGTCAGTTCTTCGTGATTCGCCAGCGGCATCGAAGCGCCGTCGTAATTCGCTCCCAAGTACGTCCAAGGAAAATAAGAGAAGCCGAAACCGTTAGAGAACCAAATATAATCGAAACCGAGCTCCGGCAGGAAACTGGCGCATTGTCGTCCCAGAAACTCCCCGAAAGGCGTGCCCTCGGGAATGCCTTCCGGATAAGCCGCATACGCGATCCGATCCTCCCGCAGCTTCGACCAAGTGCAAATCACGGTGTAGTCCGCCTTTAGCGCGACCTCCTTGCCGCCAAGCTCGGCATGATTGATCTCCGGATGAAGCTTGTATTTGAAATCGGAATACGCGAATTCGGGGCCGGCGTCGAACGTGGCGCCGACTTCCATCCGGAGCCCGAATTTCTCGGCGGCGATCCGCTTAAACGCGGCTACGATGAACCGAAGATCGGCATAGGTGATCGAACACGCATCGGGCCGGTAAAGCTTGGCCACGCGGGGATCGTTCTTGTCCGTATGTCCGAATTTATCCTCGTTCGCAAAGCCGATATAACGTCCCCATTCGATCTCGTGGTTCCAGTTTCCGTCCCAGACGAGAATTTCGCTGCCGTCCGCCACCCACAGAAGCATCGAGCAACCGTCCGCCATTCCGATCAGAGGCATCCATTGCCGTATCGCCTCTTCGCATACCGCTTCGATAGCGGAGGGCTCCATGCTCGTAAAAGGCTTCAAACTCATCTCCAGCGTTACTCGGTTTAGCCTTTTGATCGGATTTGCTCGTTCCATTTCCCGTCGTCCCTTCCCGTTTGTTGTTCGATGACGGCATTCAGCAGCTCGGCAATGACGGGTCGAAGAGTCGTCGCCATGCGGTCGTATCCCAAGTCGGACGGATGTATGCCGTCCGTCGTGCAATCCTGGGGATCCTCGCCAAGCAGCAACGCGCCGTCGAAGAAATGAACGTTGCGATCTCCCGCCGACCGCCGCCGCTCGACCTCTTCGCGCTGAATCCGCTTGCGCTCTTCCCTACGGGAAGTCAGTTCTCCGTCGAACGCTTCTCTCGCCAGACAAATTTGCGACAGTACGAGAATCGGAACGTCGGGATGGCGGTCGCGATAGATCCGGATAAATTCGGGCAATGACTCGGCGAGTCGCTCTGTACTCGGCGTGTTGGCTTCGTAATCCAGAATCAGCAATCCGGGCGACTCGATCAGGCCGATCAAATGGGCGAGCTCCGGCTCCCCTTGCGCGTTGCCGGAGAATCCTAGATTCACGAATTCCAGCGGAAACATCCGGCTTAGAATATTAGGATAAGCCATGCCTGGTCGGGTCGCGCATGCACCGTGCGTAATCGATGTTCCATAGAGGAGTACCTTCTTATCGATGGGAAAACCCGGGAAGGCTGCGATCTCCGAAGAGGAATCGACGCCGATGCTCAGTTCTTGTACTCCTTGATATAAGGGGAGATTCAGTGTAATATCTCGCATCTCCCTCGCAAGCGAATCGAACAGTACGGATTCATACTCCGCTTGGGTAAAGTCGAACCGCGAAGTATTGATATACCGCTGGTCTCCGATCGTCCCAATATAACAATCCACGCCGCATTGACCCGTAGCGGCCATCTGATACATGCTATAGGAGTCCACTAACTTCACCCGCACGTATAGATTCGGGGAATCCGTCCGAAAACGGACTTGAACGCCGGTCGTATAATTCGCCAACCTATCCACTTCAGGCCGAATAGCATGGCTAGGATTCACGGGCAACCTACGGTAGATGCCATCCCGGTCCAGCCAAGGCAAGCCCGTCACGCGGAACGGCGCTTCCAGCGCCGACAACCATTTCAAGTCCAAACCCGATATACCGCCTATCCTCAAATTCTTGTCTGCTTGGTTCTCGTCCTTGCGACCTGCCCCGCTCATCCCGTCATCTCCTACTTGATGGCATCCATCATCATTTTGAATATGGCTAGATCCTGCAAGTAATCTTCCGGCGTCGTCTTGGGAGGCATTCCCGCCGCGGCCACTTGGTGAAAATACTCGAGCTCGCACGTATAAGCGTCCTTGTACGTAGGGCGGACGACCGTCTCCTCCAGGCCATCCCCGAACGTCTCCCTGATCCGCAGCGTTGTCGGCAATTGCCGCAGGTAAGGCGTATCATATTGAACGAGAACCGATTTTTTCTCCCCGTACACCTCAATGTGAGCATCGAAACGTCCTTGCTGATCTACGCCGGTCTCAAAGACCGCATGATAACCATCGAACTCCAGAATCGCGGTTTTGAATCTGCCTCCGTGCGAGGATACGACCGCCTTCACGCTTCTGGGAACTCCGAGCATCTCCCGCATCGCGGAGATATCATGACTATTCAAACCTAGCAACAGGCCGTATGCGGCATAAGTCTCGGGGGACTGGTCGCCGATGGCTTCCCTCATGAGACGGGCATTCCTCGTCTTGCGATCCTGGACGGCTTCGGCCGGGATATCGTCGAAGCGGTATACTCGAGTACCCGATTGGCTTGTGAAGAAAGCGTTCGGACCTATAATATCCCGTATCCTCGCATAATTGATTGGCCCCAGCGTCCGGACTTCTTCCAATGCCCGAAGATAAGCCGGCGCGAACCGTCTCATGTAGCCGACCATCACATGGGCGTTCGAGGCATCCCGCGCTTGGATAATCGCTTGAACTTCCTCCTCGGTCACGCACATCGGCTTCTCGACGAATACGTGAATGTTTCTTTGCAATGCCGCCACGGTACAATCGGTATGGTATTCCATATTATTCAGTACGAATACGGCATCCAGTTCGGTCTGTTCGAACATCTCCGCGGCATTCGGATACAGGTTCCCGACCCGATACTTCTGTCCCATCTTCGCGAGCAGCTTCGGTGAAATATCGCAAAACGCAACCATCTCGTAAAGCTCCGGCAGCGATTCCAGAATGGGCAAATGTATGATCTGGGCTACTTCACCAACGCCGATAACGCCGACTTTCAACTTCTTCATCTTGCGCTCCCCTTTAATCGTTTTCCTTTGAGCACGACGTGCTGATCAGTAACGTGAATGCCGAGCATCGTCTCGGCAACTTAAATCTACGCGTCGCATTCGGCCGTGTACACTTCAAATTACGTCGATTTCTTCGATAATTGGCTTCCCGATATCGAATCCATCGCTAATAATAGAAAAAGACTTCTCCTGCGGCCGTTACCGCATTCGAGAAGCCTTTGCTTGATTATGCTTGCCGAGACGTCAGAACACTTTAATACGTCCGCCAAAGAATTCGATATGATTTTCACCTAACGTATTGAGTAGCCCCGTCTCGCCTCCCTGTTTCCTCTTATCCATTGATTAATCCTGCTTTGATTAGCATCCGGTATAAAAGCACGGTCGTCTCGGCTCGAGTTAAGAGCTGCCGCGGTCGTAACTCGTCTCCATACCCCTTCACTAAACCTTCATGAATGGCTGTCCGTATATCGTCGCTCGCCCAGCTCCCGATTTGATTGCTATCGGCGTAGACGGATAAGTCATCTTGCACTCCGGTATTGCTAGTCACGGAAACGGTATCCGCTAGCTTAAGCGCCCGAACGATCATGACGATCGCTTCTTGACGCGACACCTCGCGATTCGGACCGAAAGTTCCGTCTTTGAAACCATCCATTATTCCGTAGGCTCTGACCGCCGCTACGGCGCCTTCGTACCAACTCGTCTTGCTGATGTCCCGGAAGCCGACTTGATCTCCGCCCATCGGCAAGCCCAATGCTCTAGCAAGCAATGCCGCGAATTCAGCCCGAGAGATCATAGAATCGGGATTGAATCGTTCGCCGACTCCGCCGTTTACGATCATTCTACGATTCATGTCGCCAATTTCGGTTGCCGCCCAATGTCCTTCAATATCGGTTAGATTGGACGTCTTGGATACCAATACGTAAGCGCTATTCGTCATACTGCGAACAGCGGCAACTTGTTGCCCGTCTATTTCGGTAAATTCCGTCGGTACAGGACGCAGCCCGTGCTGTTGATCCCAAGCCATGACCGTCGAAGCTTTTCCAGCAACGCCAGCCTGCAAGAAAATGACCCTCTCCACATAACGGTCAAAGCTAGCAATCTCTCTTTTCACGCCTTGGCCGATCACGGTTACGTCAAAATGAATCGGATCCCCGACTAACCGGAAACCGCCTCTATTAGCTGCTTCCTGCAGTCCGGCAATCCCCGCGACATTGCCGCGCGCGATCGTAATTTGAACTTCCGCGGCTTTCGTCCAATTAGATTCCCGACTAACGACCTCCGCTAGCGGTAAGTGATACTGGCCTTGACGAGTTTTCAATATAATCGTAGCCGTCTTATCCGCGAGAAGCGAGATAGCATCGCCCGTTAGCCGCAAAGAGATTTTGCTAGCCTCGTCCTCGATCGAAATCGATAGATTCGCTCTAGTCGTAGCGGAAGATACATCAAGTGCCTTCTTAATAATATCTTTATCCAATAGAACATCGATGGACTTCGTTCCGTTCGCGTCTATTTGAAGAGTGGCGATTTCGGGCACCTCGCTATTATTGATCCGAATCGCGATCGTACGAGCTGGCGATGGGCTTGAAGGGGTTGTCCCGCCCGTAGAGGTCGTAGGCCTCGGATTGGAGCTCTCAGCCGAACGAACTACGTTGAGCCCGTATTTCTTAACCGAACCGTCTTGTGCTTGGACGCTAACCTCGAACGCGTTATTTCCCGTTGCCAGCGAATACTCGCCGGAAACCGAATTGGAGGCGACCTGCACTCCGTTCACATAGACGGTAGAATAGACATCCGAGGTTGTCAGCAGCATTTTCAATCCAGATACCGAATGACTGACCTGTATGTTATAACTCGTTGTTCCCGGATCAAAGACGAAATTTACCGTCCCGCCCGTCCCCGTAAACTGCCAGTCGGCCAAGTTCGCATTGCCGCTCATCGGAACAATGTTCAAAACTTCAATCAAGCTAACGTTAGCGTTGCCCGCCGTATCTGCCGCATAGACGGAATAAATCCCATTCTCATGTACGGTAAAATGATCCGTGATCTCCACGCCCATCGTGTCGAAATCCGAGACGGAACGGCTTCCCGGCGCCCACTTGATCAATGAAACGCTATTGAAGTCGCCGTATACCGACGCCGTGACGGTAATCGTCACGTTGCCGAAGGTCGGAGCGACAGGATTCGCTTGCAGCTCGATTTTCAGAGGCTGGTTGTAAGTAAAATTAATCGTCACGCTTTCGGTTAAGGTTAGACCGCTTGCCTCTTCCTTAGCGGTATAAGTCACGCTCTCTGCCGCCGTATTGCTCACCTTGAATACAGCTAACCCGTCAACATCGGTCACATCGTACACGGCCTGAATGACCGATCTTCCGACATCGGCTTGAAGCAACACTCGCTTGCCCGCGATCGGATTGTCGTGATCATCCTTGAGCTTTACGAAGATTGAAGCTTGGCTGACGCCATCCGCCCGAACGAATTTATCGCTCGCGATAACCGTGGAGCGAACCGCGCTTACGTCTCCATGGAGAAACTCTACGCTAGCTGTCGCCGTTATGGGATTGTCATCGACGCTTGCGCTTATGGTAGCAATGCCTACCGTTGTCGGAGCTGTCAGCATCGCCGTATATGTACCATTGTTATTGTCCGTTACTGGGAGGCTAGCCGAACCTGGCGTCTTTGTGATGACGACCGTCGCTCCTCCGGTTGTCAGCGCATTACCTTGCGCGTCTTTCAACTTCACCGTAACCGTCGTCTGGCTTACCCCGTCGGCGGTCAGCGTCGCGTCCATCGCTTCTATCGTACTGTTCGCCGTCGACGGTGCACCCGGCACGAACTGTACGCTAGCCGTCGATGCAATCGCCGTACCTCCAACCGTTGCGCTAATTGTAGTCGTGCCCGCTGTCGTCGGGGCCGTAAGCGTTGCCGTATACGTGCCGTTGTTATTGTCCGTTACTGGGAGGAAAACCGAACCTAGCGTCGTTGTGATGATGACCGCTGCTCCTCCGGTTGTCAGCGCATTCCCTTGCGCGTCCTTCAACTTCACCGTAACCGTCGTCTGGCTTGTCCCGTCGGCGGTCAGCGTCGCGTCCTCCGCTTCTATCGTGCTATTAGCCGTTGATGCCGCACCCGGCACGAACTGCACGCTAGCCGTCGACGCAATCGCTATGCCTCCAACCGTTGCGCTAATTGTAGTCGTGCCCGCTGTCGTCGGGGCCGTAAGCGTCGCCGTGTACGTACCGTTGTTGTCGTCCGTTACGGGGAGGCTAACCGTGCCTAGCGTTGATGTTATCGCGACCACCGCTCCTCCGGTTGTCAGCGCATTCCCTTGCGCGTCTATTAGCTTTACGGTAATCGTCGTCTGGCTTGTCCCATCGGCGGTCAGATCAGCATCTCCCGCTTGTATCGTGCTGTTCGCCGTTGACGGCGCACCTGGTACGAACTGTACGCTAGCTGTCGACGTAATTGCGCTGCCGCCAACACTTGCGCTGATCGTCGCAATACCTACTGTTGTAGGAGCCGTCAGTGTCGCCGTATACGTGCCGTTGTTGTTATCCGTTACGGGGAGGCTAACCGAACCTGGCGTCCTTGTGATGACGACCGCCGCTCCTCCGGTCGTCAACGCATTACCCTGCGCGTCCTTCAACTTCACCGTAACCGTCGTCTGGCTTGTCCCGTCGGCGGTCAGCATCGCGTCCATCGCTTCTATTGTACTGTTCGCCGTGGATGGCGCTCCCGGCACGAACTGCACGCTAGCCGTACCCATTATCGCGCTGCCTCCGACGGTTGCGCTGATCGTTGCCGTACCTGCGGTCGTCGGAGCCGTCAACGTCGCCGTATACGTGCCGTTATTGTTGTCCGTCACGGTGCTGACCGTGCCGAGCGTCGACGTGATCCCTACCGCCGCTCCTCCGGTTGTCAGCGCATTGCCCTGCTCGTCTTTCAACTTCACCGTAACCGTCGTCTGGCTTACCCCATCGGCGGTCAGCGTCGCGTCCTCCGCTTCTATCGTGCTTTTCGTCGTTGATGGCGCGCCCGGCACGAACTGGACGCTGGTCGTCGCCGCTATCGCACTACCTCCGACACTAGCACTAATCTTCCCTGTTCCTACCGTCGTCGGAGCCGTCAACGTCGCCGTATACGTGCCGTTATTGTTATCCGTTACGGCGCTGACCGTGCCGAGCGTAGACGTGATGCCTACCGTCGCCCCTCCGGTCGAAATTACATTACCGTTCACGTCTTTCAATTGTACGGTTATCGTCGTCTGGCTTGTCCCGTTAGCGGTCAGTGTAACCTCGCCCGCTTGGATCGTGCTATTCGCCGTTGACGGA
Encoded proteins:
- a CDS encoding SGNH/GDSL hydrolase family protein, with the protein product MSGAGRKDENQADKNLRIGGISGLDLKWLSALEAPFRVTGLPWLDRDGIYRRLPVNPSHAIRPEVDRLANYTTGVQVRFRTDSPNLYVRVKLVDSYSMYQMAATGQCGVDCYIGTIGDQRYINTSRFDFTQAEYESVLFDSLAREMRDITLNLPLYQGVQELSIGVDSSSEIAAFPGFPIDKKVLLYGTSITHGACATRPGMAYPNILSRMFPLEFVNLGFSGNAQGEPELAHLIGLIESPGLLILDYEANTPSTERLAESLPEFIRIYRDRHPDVPILVLSQICLAREAFDGELTSRREERKRIQREEVERRRSAGDRNVHFFDGALLLGEDPQDCTTDGIHPSDLGYDRMATTLRPVIAELLNAVIEQQTGRDDGKWNEQIRSKG
- a CDS encoding Gfo/Idh/MocA family protein; this translates as MKKLKVGVIGVGEVAQIIHLPILESLPELYEMVAFCDISPKLLAKMGQKYRVGNLYPNAAEMFEQTELDAVFVLNNMEYHTDCTVAALQRNIHVFVEKPMCVTEEEVQAIIQARDASNAHVMVGYMRRFAPAYLRALEEVRTLGPINYARIRDIIGPNAFFTSQSGTRVYRFDDIPAEAVQDRKTRNARLMREAIGDQSPETYAAYGLLLGLNSHDISAMREMLGVPRSVKAVVSSHGGRFKTAILEFDGYHAVFETGVDQQGRFDAHIEVYGEKKSVLVQYDTPYLRQLPTTLRIRETFGDGLEETVVRPTYKDAYTCELEYFHQVAAAGMPPKTTPEDYLQDLAIFKMMMDAIK
- a CDS encoding invasin domain 3-containing protein, translating into MMKALKRWVAIVLSIMIVVGGSPDRSVYGAGSAILDQSQETGSWNTAFNLDYKRYQTFTPAISGNLDKIDLRIAGISGSPGNILFSVYNESNLSTPLATAQASGEGWVSLDFSGSLPYLTKNTKYRMVASAEVGGLNNSYSWYQANGNPYPGGDSSSPGSDFVFRTYMIPDYSLSPAMSQVSSTQSSLVADGVSQTTITVKLKDAQGTDWTTGGSSVAITTTLGSVSSVTDNNNGTYTATLTAPTTAGTATISATVGGSAIMDTASVQFVPAAPSTANSTIQAGEVTLTANGTSQTTITVQLKDVNGNVISTGGATVGITSTLGTVSAVTDNNNGTYTATLTAPTTVGTGKISASVGGSAIAATTSVQFVPGAPSTTKSTIEAEDATLTADGVSQTTVTVKLKDEQGNALTTGGAAVGITSTLGTVSTVTDNNNGTYTATLTAPTTAGTATISATVGGSAIMGTASVQFVPGAPSTANSTIEAMDAMLTADGTSQTTVTVKLKDAQGNALTTGGAAVVITRTPGSVSLPVTDNNNGTYTATLTAPTTVGIATISASVGGSAITSTASVQFVPGAPSTANSTIQAGDADLTADGTSQTTITVKLIDAQGNALTTGGAVVAITSTLGTVSLPVTDDNNGTYTATLTAPTTAGTTTISATVGGIAIASTASVQFVPGAASTANSTIEAEDATLTADGTSQTTVTVKLKDAQGNALTTGGAAVIITTTLGSVFLPVTDNNNGTYTATLTAPTTAGTTTISATVGGTAIASTASVQFVPGAPSTANSTIEAMDATLTADGVSQTTVTVKLKDAQGNALTTGGATVVITKTPGSASLPVTDNNNGTYTAMLTAPTTVGIATISASVDDNPITATASVEFLHGDVSAVRSTVIASDKFVRADGVSQASIFVKLKDDHDNPIAGKRVLLQADVGRSVIQAVYDVTDVDGLAVFKVSNTAAESVTYTAKEEASGLTLTESVTINFTYNQPLKIELQANPVAPTFGNVTITVTASVYGDFNSVSLIKWAPGSRSVSDFDTMGVEITDHFTVHENGIYSVYAADTAGNANVSLIEVLNIVPMSGNANLADWQFTGTGGTVNFVFDPGTTSYNIQVSHSVSGLKMLLTTSDVYSTVYVNGVQVASNSVSGEYSLATGNNAFEVSVQAQDGSVKKYGLNVVRSAESSNPRPTTSTGGTTPSSPSPARTIAIRINNSEVPEIATLQIDANGTKSIDVLLDKDIIKKALDVSSATTRANLSISIEDEASKISLRLTGDAISLLADKTATIILKTRQGQYHLPLAEVVSRESNWTKAAEVQITIARGNVAGIAGLQEAANRGGFRLVGDPIHFDVTVIGQGVKREIASFDRYVERVIFLQAGVAGKASTVMAWDQQHGLRPVPTEFTEIDGQQVAAVRSMTNSAYVLVSKTSNLTDIEGHWAATEIGDMNRRMIVNGGVGERFNPDSMISRAEFAALLARALGLPMGGDQVGFRDISKTSWYEGAVAAVRAYGIMDGFKDGTFGPNREVSRQEAIVMIVRALKLADTVSVTSNTGVQDDLSVYADSNQIGSWASDDIRTAIHEGLVKGYGDELRPRQLLTRAETTVLLYRMLIKAGLING